One genomic segment of Streptomyces sp. TLI_146 includes these proteins:
- a CDS encoding CDGSH iron-sulfur domain-containing protein: MPNDPSDKPRRIRVRREGPVLVEGPVEVVLEDGTSAVSDRCVVALCTCRRSRTYPWCDTSHRRRV, encoded by the coding sequence GTGCCGAACGACCCGTCTGACAAGCCGCGCCGCATCCGCGTCCGGCGCGAGGGGCCCGTCCTCGTCGAGGGGCCCGTGGAAGTCGTCCTGGAGGACGGCACCAGCGCGGTCTCCGACCGCTGTGTGGTCGCGCTGTGCACCTGCCGCCGCAGCCGGACCTACCCGTGGTGCGACACCAGCCACCGCCGCCGCGTATGA
- a CDS encoding HAMP domain-containing protein encodes MDVSGRTPGHRSSDTPAEPAEEALRRLLAGLTAVRDGDLSARLPDDEGGLLGEIATIYNGMVEQLSLVTSEVTRVAREVGGQGLLGGHAREPRVRGVWLELTSGVNTMADNLTSQVRSIAQVATAVARGDLTQKIRVDARGEILELKETINTMVDRLSSFAEEVTRVAKEVGTEGKLGGQATVRGVSGTWKDLTDNVNFMANNLTNQVRNIAQVTTAVAGGDLTRRIDVDARGEILELKTTINTMVDQLSSFAAEVTRVAREVGSEGRLGGQAEVEGVSGTWKRLTENVNELAGNLTRQVRAIAEVTSAVAEGDLTRSITVDAPGEVGDLKDNINAMVESLRATTRANEAQDWLKTNLARVSGLMQGTANLPDLAELIMSEVPPLVSAQYGAFFLTHEDEHGTELVMTAAYGSPDDPAAGPRRFRLGQSLVGEAARGRRTIVVDRVPHGYATIASGAGSGDPGQLIILPVVVEEQVLGAVELAALHPFSELHRDFLDQFIETVGVNVSSLIASVRTDQLLGESQRLTSELRTRSQELQEQQQELRRSNAELQEKAALLADRNRDIEGKNLEIEQARQELEVRAQQLSRTSMYKSQFLANMSHELRTPLNSLLILARLLAQNPDGNLTEKQVDYAEVIHSAGSDLLQLINDILDLSKVEAGKMDIRPEPFSLRQLLDYLEATFRPVAAERALDFQVVAAPGLPEELTTDEARLRQILRNLLSNALKFTDTGRVRLDVRTATADQLPQALRSTGPALAFQVTDTGVGIPEDRIESVFGAFQQGDGTAARRYGGTGLGLSISREVARLLGGVIVAESAVGRGSTFTLYLPLDGHPGRRADQAAEEQPVPQRAASAPTPSGHTVLVVDDDARNVFALTQILEHAGMRVLTAAGGQAGIDLLTAREDIDLVVMDVMMAGMDGYAATAEIRRRPRFAHLPIIAVTAKAMPGERAKALAAGVDEYVTKPVDADRLLAVVHDHLRGR; translated from the coding sequence ATGGACGTGTCTGGTCGCACCCCCGGCCACCGCTCCTCGGACACCCCCGCGGAGCCGGCCGAGGAGGCGCTGCGCAGGCTGCTCGCGGGGCTCACCGCCGTACGGGACGGGGACCTGTCGGCCCGGCTGCCCGATGACGAGGGCGGTCTGCTGGGCGAGATCGCGACCATCTACAACGGGATGGTGGAGCAGCTGTCCCTGGTCACCTCCGAGGTCACCCGGGTGGCCCGGGAGGTCGGCGGCCAGGGTCTGCTCGGCGGCCACGCCAGGGAACCGCGGGTGCGCGGGGTGTGGCTGGAGCTGACCTCCGGTGTGAACACCATGGCCGACAACCTCACCTCGCAGGTGCGCTCGATCGCCCAGGTCGCCACGGCGGTGGCGCGCGGCGACCTCACCCAGAAGATCCGGGTGGACGCGCGCGGCGAGATCCTGGAGCTGAAGGAGACCATCAACACGATGGTCGACCGGCTCTCCTCCTTCGCCGAAGAGGTCACCCGCGTGGCCAAGGAAGTGGGCACCGAGGGCAAACTCGGCGGCCAGGCCACCGTACGAGGGGTGTCGGGCACCTGGAAGGACCTCACCGACAACGTCAACTTCATGGCGAACAACCTCACCAACCAGGTGCGCAACATCGCCCAGGTCACCACGGCCGTGGCGGGCGGCGACCTGACCCGCAGGATCGACGTGGACGCGCGCGGCGAGATCCTGGAGCTCAAGACGACCATCAACACGATGGTCGACCAGCTGTCGTCGTTCGCCGCCGAGGTCACCCGGGTCGCCCGCGAAGTGGGCAGCGAGGGGCGGCTCGGCGGCCAGGCGGAGGTCGAGGGCGTCTCCGGCACCTGGAAGCGGCTCACCGAGAACGTCAACGAGCTGGCCGGCAACCTCACCCGGCAGGTCCGCGCCATCGCCGAGGTCACCAGCGCGGTCGCCGAGGGCGACCTCACCCGCTCGATCACGGTCGACGCACCCGGCGAGGTGGGCGACCTCAAGGACAACATCAACGCGATGGTCGAGTCCCTGCGGGCCACCACCCGCGCCAACGAGGCCCAGGACTGGCTCAAGACGAACCTCGCCCGGGTCTCCGGGCTGATGCAGGGCACCGCCAACCTGCCCGACCTCGCCGAGCTGATCATGAGCGAGGTGCCCCCGCTGGTGTCCGCGCAGTACGGCGCCTTCTTCCTGACCCACGAGGACGAGCACGGCACGGAGCTCGTGATGACCGCCGCCTACGGCTCCCCGGACGACCCGGCCGCCGGGCCCCGCCGCTTCCGGCTCGGCCAGTCCCTGGTCGGGGAGGCAGCCCGCGGCCGGCGCACGATCGTCGTGGACCGGGTCCCGCACGGTTACGCGACGATCGCCTCCGGCGCCGGTTCCGGCGACCCCGGCCAGCTGATCATCCTGCCGGTGGTCGTCGAGGAGCAGGTCCTCGGCGCCGTGGAACTGGCCGCGCTGCACCCCTTCAGTGAGCTGCACCGGGACTTCCTGGACCAGTTCATCGAGACGGTCGGCGTCAACGTCAGCTCGCTCATCGCCAGCGTCCGCACCGACCAGCTGCTCGGGGAGTCGCAGCGGCTGACCTCCGAACTGCGCACCCGTTCCCAGGAGTTGCAGGAGCAGCAGCAGGAGCTGCGGCGCTCCAACGCCGAACTCCAGGAGAAGGCCGCGCTGCTCGCCGACCGCAACCGGGACATCGAGGGCAAGAACCTGGAGATCGAACAGGCCCGCCAGGAACTGGAGGTGCGGGCCCAGCAGCTCTCCAGGACGTCCATGTACAAGTCGCAGTTCCTGGCCAACATGAGCCACGAACTGCGCACTCCGCTCAACAGCCTGCTCATCCTGGCCCGGCTGCTCGCCCAGAACCCGGACGGGAACCTGACGGAGAAACAGGTCGACTACGCCGAGGTCATCCACTCCGCGGGCTCCGACCTGCTCCAGCTCATCAACGACATCCTGGACCTGTCCAAGGTCGAGGCGGGGAAGATGGACATCCGCCCCGAGCCGTTCTCGCTGCGGCAGCTGCTGGACTACCTGGAGGCGACGTTCCGCCCCGTGGCCGCCGAACGCGCCCTGGACTTCCAAGTGGTGGCGGCCCCCGGCCTCCCGGAGGAGCTCACCACCGACGAGGCCCGGCTGCGCCAGATCCTGCGCAACCTGCTCTCCAACGCCCTGAAGTTCACCGACACCGGCCGCGTCCGGCTCGACGTCCGCACCGCCACCGCCGACCAGCTCCCGCAGGCCCTGCGCTCCACGGGCCCTGCCCTCGCCTTCCAGGTCACCGATACCGGCGTCGGCATCCCCGAGGACCGCATCGAGAGCGTCTTCGGCGCCTTCCAGCAGGGCGACGGCACCGCCGCCCGGCGCTACGGGGGCACCGGGCTCGGCCTGTCCATCAGCCGCGAGGTGGCCCGGCTGCTCGGCGGGGTGATCGTCGCGGAGAGCGCGGTGGGCCGGGGCAGCACGTTCACGCTCTATCTGCCGCTCGACGGCCACCCCGGCAGACGCGCGGACCAGGCCGCCGAGGAGCAGCCGGTACCGCAGCGCGCGGCGTCCGCGCCCACGCCCTCCGGACACACCGTCCTGGTGGTGGACGACGACGCACGCAACGTCTTCGCGCTCACCCAGATCCTCGAACACGCCGGAATGCGGGTGCTGACGGCGGCCGGGGGCCAGGCGGGGATCGATCTGCTGACCGCCCGCGAGGACATCGACCTGGTGGTGATGGACGTGATGATGGCCGGTATGGACGGCTACGCGGCCACCGCGGAGATCCGGCGCCGGCCCCGCTTCGCCCACCTTCCGATCATCGCGGTGACGGCGAAGGCGATGCCCGGCGAGCGCGCCAAGGCACTCGCGGCGGGGGTGGACGAGTACGTCACCAAACCGGTCGACGCGGACCGGCTGCTGGCCGTCGTCCACGACCATCTCAGGGGGCGCTGA
- a CDS encoding HemK2/MTQ2 family protein methyltransferase: MTLLAPPGVYTPQADTALLAEALRDEAVPPGAEVLDVGTGTGALALAAARRGARVTAVDISWLAVLTARLNARLAGLPVRVVRGNLLAPVAGQAYDLILSNPPYVPARAAAPPRRGAARAWDAGHDGRLLVRRICRETPRLLRPGGVLLLVHSALSDPEASLRELRSAGLKAAVAARRFIPFGPVLRARRAWLDAQGLIDNDETTEELVVIRAERPV; encoded by the coding sequence ATGACTCTTCTGGCCCCACCCGGCGTCTACACCCCACAGGCCGACACCGCGCTGCTGGCCGAAGCGCTGCGCGACGAGGCGGTACCGCCCGGTGCCGAGGTGCTCGACGTGGGCACCGGCACCGGCGCGCTGGCCCTCGCCGCCGCCCGGCGCGGAGCCCGGGTGACCGCCGTCGACATCTCCTGGCTCGCCGTTCTCACCGCCCGCCTCAACGCACGGCTGGCCGGTCTGCCGGTGCGGGTGGTGCGCGGAAACCTGCTGGCGCCGGTGGCGGGCCAGGCGTACGACCTCATCCTGAGCAACCCGCCCTACGTTCCCGCGCGCGCCGCCGCCCCTCCCCGGCGCGGCGCCGCACGGGCCTGGGACGCCGGGCACGACGGGCGGCTGCTCGTGCGCCGCATCTGCCGCGAGACACCCCGCCTGCTGCGCCCCGGCGGTGTGCTGCTGCTGGTCCACTCCGCGCTCAGCGACCCGGAGGCGAGTCTGCGGGAGCTGCGGAGCGCGGGGCTCAAGGCGGCGGTGGCGGCGCGCCGGTTCATCCCCTTCGGGCCCGTCCTGCGGGCCCGAAGGGCGTGGCTGGACGCGCAGGGTCTGATCGACAACGACGAGACGACGGAAGAGCTGGTGGTCATCCGTGCCGAACGACCCGTCTGA
- a CDS encoding iron-containing redox enzyme family protein, which translates to MTIDQRGPALPDGRGEISAAVLAHLRGEGSPLPDPRLAAGADPYGDDLQLALYVCYEPHYRGFAGVDDACEWDPVLLAARAPLEARFLDALRRDAARDHDVDDAVGELLVEPVHGTGVSHYLQEEGRLWQLREYAAQRSLYHLKEADPHAWVLPRLWGRAKAGMAAVEFDEFGGGRAERVHARLFADLMTDLGLDTAYGRYLNAASAPMLATVNLMSLLGLHRSLRGALVGHFATLEITSSPASRRLALAMKRAGAGPAAELFYTEHVEADAVHEQVVRHEVIGGLLVQEPHLAPDVAFGIDATVFLEDRFGDDLLGHWRAGRSSLRTPLDRAASVSVGPEPDSDG; encoded by the coding sequence ATGACCATCGATCAGCGGGGCCCCGCCCTGCCGGACGGCCGCGGTGAGATCTCCGCGGCCGTGCTCGCCCACCTGCGCGGCGAGGGCAGCCCGCTCCCGGACCCCCGGTTGGCCGCCGGCGCCGACCCCTACGGCGACGACCTCCAGCTCGCGCTGTACGTCTGCTACGAGCCGCACTACCGGGGCTTCGCCGGGGTGGACGACGCCTGCGAATGGGATCCCGTGCTGCTGGCCGCGCGCGCTCCGCTGGAGGCGCGCTTCCTCGACGCCCTGCGCCGCGACGCGGCCCGCGACCACGACGTGGACGACGCCGTCGGCGAACTGCTCGTCGAGCCCGTGCACGGCACCGGGGTCTCCCACTACCTCCAGGAGGAGGGCCGGCTGTGGCAGCTGCGCGAGTACGCCGCCCAGCGCTCGCTCTACCACCTCAAGGAGGCCGACCCGCACGCCTGGGTGCTGCCCCGGCTGTGGGGCCGGGCCAAGGCGGGAATGGCGGCGGTGGAGTTCGACGAGTTCGGCGGCGGCCGCGCCGAGCGGGTGCACGCCCGGCTCTTCGCCGACCTCATGACCGACCTGGGCCTCGACACCGCGTACGGGCGCTATCTGAACGCCGCGTCGGCGCCGATGCTCGCCACGGTGAACCTCATGTCGCTGCTCGGGCTGCACCGGAGCCTGCGCGGGGCGCTCGTCGGGCACTTCGCCACCCTTGAGATCACCTCGTCGCCCGCCTCGCGGCGCCTGGCGCTCGCGATGAAGCGCGCGGGCGCGGGGCCCGCCGCCGAGCTCTTCTACACCGAGCACGTGGAAGCCGACGCGGTGCACGAGCAGGTGGTGCGGCACGAGGTGATCGGCGGCCTCCTGGTGCAGGAGCCGCACCTGGCGCCGGATGTCGCGTTCGGCATCGACGCCACCGTGTTCCTGGAGGACCGGTTCGGCGACGATCTGCTGGGGCACTGGCGGGCGGGGCGCAGTTCGTTGCGGACGCCCCTCGATCGCGCGGCCTCCGTATCCGTGGGGCCGGAGCCGGACTCCGACGGATAA
- a CDS encoding xanthine dehydrogenase family protein subunit M: MKPLLYVRAGSVAEAAAAHAGRPEARYLGGGTNLVDLMKLGVERPEVLIDITRLPLDQVEELPDGALRIGATVRNSDLAGHPLVRERYPVLSQALLSGASGQLRNVATTAGNLLQRTRCAYFQDVGKPCNKRVPGSGCGALDGVNRDHAVLGHSEHCVATHPSDLAVALAALDAVVEMAGPGGGRTVELTEFHRLPQDSPDQDTVINPGELITGVLLPPLPGGTVSRYRKARDRASFAFALASVAAAVQMRGGVVRHIGVAFGGLAHRPWRARRTEAALLGSAPTPEAVARAVDAELAAAVPLRDNAYKVSLARDLACEVLGSLTAPT, translated from the coding sequence GTGAAGCCGCTGCTGTACGTGAGAGCCGGGAGCGTCGCCGAGGCGGCCGCCGCCCATGCGGGGCGCCCGGAAGCGCGGTACCTGGGCGGCGGGACCAACCTCGTCGACCTGATGAAGCTCGGTGTGGAACGGCCCGAGGTGCTCATCGACATCACGCGGCTGCCCCTGGATCAGGTGGAGGAGCTGCCCGACGGCGCGCTGCGGATCGGCGCGACCGTGCGCAACAGCGACCTCGCCGGGCATCCGCTGGTCCGCGAGCGGTATCCGGTGCTGTCGCAGGCGCTGCTCAGCGGAGCCTCGGGCCAGCTCCGCAACGTGGCCACCACCGCGGGAAACCTCCTCCAGCGCACCCGCTGCGCCTACTTCCAGGACGTCGGGAAGCCGTGCAACAAGCGGGTGCCGGGCAGCGGCTGCGGCGCCCTGGACGGCGTCAACCGCGACCACGCGGTGCTCGGCCACTCGGAGCACTGCGTCGCCACCCACCCCTCCGACCTGGCCGTGGCGCTGGCGGCGCTCGACGCGGTGGTCGAGATGGCGGGACCGGGCGGCGGCCGGACGGTCGAGCTGACCGAATTCCACCGGCTGCCGCAGGACAGCCCCGACCAGGACACCGTGATCAACCCGGGTGAACTCATCACCGGGGTGCTGCTGCCGCCCCTGCCCGGCGGCACCGTCTCGCGCTACCGCAAGGCACGGGACCGGGCGTCGTTCGCCTTCGCGCTCGCCTCCGTCGCCGCCGCCGTCCAGATGCGGGGCGGCGTGGTCCGGCACATCGGGGTCGCGTTCGGTGGTCTGGCCCACCGCCCGTGGCGCGCCCGGCGGACGGAGGCCGCGCTGCTGGGCAGTGCGCCCACCCCCGAGGCCGTCGCCCGGGCCGTGGACGCCGAGCTCGCCGCCGCCGTCCCGCTGCGGGACAACGCCTACAAGGTGTCCCTCGCCCGCGACCTCGCCTGCGAAGTGCTCGGCTCGCTGACCGCCCCGACCTGA
- a CDS encoding DUF6328 family protein, producing the protein MDSDDRTRRTDDGRDESAEDRADRKWGDLIQEVRVAQTGVQILFGFLLTVAFTPLFHQLGDTDKAIYVATVVLGSATTGALVAPVSFHRLLSGRHIKPTAVAWASRLTVVGLVLLLATMTCSLILVLRVASHGGYWPWLVGTVVAWYLVCWFVLPLWVRHWHTEGKAD; encoded by the coding sequence ATGGACAGCGACGACAGGACGCGGCGTACCGACGACGGCCGCGACGAGAGCGCCGAGGACCGGGCGGACCGCAAGTGGGGCGACCTCATCCAGGAGGTCCGGGTGGCCCAGACGGGCGTGCAGATCCTCTTCGGGTTCCTGCTGACCGTCGCCTTCACCCCGCTCTTCCACCAGCTCGGCGACACCGACAAGGCCATCTACGTCGCCACGGTCGTGCTCGGATCGGCGACCACGGGCGCCCTGGTGGCTCCGGTCTCCTTCCACCGCCTCCTCTCCGGCCGCCACATCAAACCGACGGCCGTCGCCTGGGCCTCGCGGCTCACCGTCGTCGGGCTCGTGCTGCTGCTCGCCACCATGACCTGCTCGCTCATCCTGGTGCTGCGGGTGGCCTCGCACGGCGGGTACTGGCCGTGGCTGGTCGGCACGGTGGTGGCCTGGTACCTGGTGTGCTGGTTCGTGCTGCCGCTGTGGGTGCGGCACTGGCACACGGAGGGCAAGGCGGACTGA
- a CDS encoding SpoIIE family protein phosphatase, whose protein sequence is MIKPVPDTSGTVGAQTASTIAALSAEAARLRAERTHRHLLDLATGVLAAQLRVGPAQAREHLEKLSRDTGVSREDLAADVVNGVAGDPEAAPAVDGPPPLAEARRARRALAAAETYESVDESAAALLEGGLAPLGAQSLWLWRRTETGCLRLAGHAGVSAAEAVVWQWIPPGAPAVFHSVVVNGSPCWLGSGPPHGEELPGPGRRAGRALLPLSAQGAVVGLALAVWPDRVDFDAPLRRALTGLVEVAGTVLGGVESEPSEVPALMDVLDALGHPAMVLRGAPESLAPTVEYTNGPAVRSLGGSAPPVGQPLALAFPYVHAELGRLARGAHGSARRQSVPRLPRLAGQGTGAPLLDVRVLPAGSDRTVVLWHSSSDPEMSASRAVGHLEGVALFRDSVAGEGSVWSAPAYRIFGIDRDAPPVPLLAMRSMLHPDDGDALTHLLTTLTEHQRGAVAVLRIIRGDGTLRHVRVAAEPLVDDGVVTAVTGVYQDVSASRRTEAALTATFDQLTAVQKQAAIRDEMALRLQQAIVPETPGIQELPGLSVAARYRPAAREYRVGGDWYDALPLPSGRVLLAVGDIAGHGIGAATGMVALRNALRGLAFSGHTPGRLMEWLNEVALRTSGGPTATAVCALYDPSDRSLRWSSAGHLPLLLLRDGRARLLEGPHDLLLGASPSVTYRETRTPLRRDDTLLLYTDGLIERRHDALDQGLDTLVGLAEQSSACEVEEQVDRLLEAATGDTDDDTSVVAIRVRG, encoded by the coding sequence GTGATCAAGCCGGTGCCGGACACCTCGGGGACGGTCGGCGCGCAGACGGCCTCGACCATCGCCGCGCTGTCCGCCGAGGCCGCCCGGCTCCGCGCCGAGCGCACCCACCGCCACCTCCTCGACCTGGCCACCGGAGTCCTCGCCGCCCAGCTGCGGGTCGGACCCGCCCAGGCGCGCGAGCACCTGGAGAAGCTGTCGCGGGACACCGGTGTGAGCCGGGAGGACCTCGCCGCGGACGTGGTGAACGGCGTCGCCGGCGACCCGGAGGCGGCCCCGGCCGTCGACGGCCCCCCGCCCCTCGCCGAGGCCCGCCGGGCCCGCCGTGCGCTGGCGGCCGCCGAGACGTACGAGAGCGTCGACGAATCCGCGGCGGCCCTGCTGGAGGGCGGTCTCGCACCCCTGGGCGCCCAGAGCCTGTGGCTGTGGCGCCGCACGGAGACGGGCTGTCTGCGGCTCGCCGGGCACGCCGGGGTGAGCGCCGCCGAGGCGGTGGTGTGGCAGTGGATCCCGCCGGGCGCTCCGGCCGTGTTCCACTCGGTCGTGGTGAACGGCAGCCCCTGCTGGCTCGGCTCCGGCCCGCCGCACGGCGAGGAGCTGCCGGGCCCGGGGCGCCGCGCGGGCCGGGCGCTGCTGCCGCTGAGCGCCCAGGGAGCGGTCGTGGGCCTGGCGCTGGCCGTGTGGCCCGACCGGGTGGACTTCGACGCGCCGCTGCGGCGGGCCCTGACCGGACTGGTCGAGGTCGCCGGAACCGTCCTCGGCGGGGTCGAGAGCGAGCCGTCCGAGGTGCCCGCGCTGATGGACGTACTGGACGCGCTCGGCCATCCCGCGATGGTGCTGCGGGGAGCGCCCGAGTCCCTCGCGCCGACCGTCGAGTACACCAACGGGCCCGCCGTGCGGAGCCTGGGCGGGTCCGCGCCGCCCGTCGGCCAGCCGCTCGCCCTCGCCTTCCCGTACGTCCACGCCGAGCTCGGCCGGCTGGCCCGGGGCGCCCACGGCTCGGCCAGGCGCCAGAGCGTGCCCCGGCTGCCGAGGCTGGCCGGGCAGGGGACGGGCGCGCCGCTCCTCGACGTACGCGTCCTGCCCGCGGGCTCCGACCGGACCGTGGTGCTCTGGCACTCCAGCAGCGACCCCGAGATGTCCGCGAGCCGCGCCGTGGGCCATCTCGAAGGCGTGGCGCTGTTCCGGGACAGCGTGGCGGGCGAAGGCTCGGTGTGGTCCGCGCCCGCCTACCGCATCTTCGGCATCGACCGGGACGCGCCGCCCGTCCCGCTGCTCGCCATGCGGTCGATGCTGCACCCGGACGACGGCGACGCGCTGACCCACCTGCTCACCACCCTCACCGAGCACCAGCGCGGCGCAGTCGCCGTGCTGCGGATCATCAGGGGCGACGGCACGCTGCGGCATGTCCGCGTCGCCGCCGAGCCGCTCGTCGACGACGGGGTGGTCACCGCCGTCACCGGCGTCTACCAGGACGTCTCCGCGAGCCGACGCACCGAGGCCGCGCTGACCGCGACGTTCGACCAGCTCACGGCCGTACAGAAGCAGGCGGCCATCCGCGACGAGATGGCCCTGCGCCTCCAGCAGGCCATCGTCCCCGAGACGCCGGGGATCCAGGAGCTGCCGGGCCTGTCGGTCGCGGCCCGCTACCGGCCGGCCGCGCGGGAGTACCGGGTGGGCGGCGACTGGTACGACGCGCTGCCGCTGCCCAGCGGCCGGGTCCTGCTGGCGGTCGGCGACATCGCCGGGCACGGCATCGGCGCCGCCACCGGCATGGTCGCCCTGCGCAACGCGCTGCGGGGGCTCGCGTTCAGCGGTCACACCCCGGGGCGGCTGATGGAGTGGCTGAACGAGGTGGCGCTCCGCACCAGCGGCGGCCCGACCGCCACCGCCGTGTGCGCCCTCTACGATCCGTCCGACCGGTCGCTGCGCTGGTCGAGCGCGGGGCACCTGCCGCTGCTGTTGCTGCGCGACGGCCGGGCGCGGCTGCTGGAGGGGCCGCACGACCTGCTGCTCGGCGCGAGCCCGTCCGTGACGTACCGGGAGACGCGCACACCCCTGCGCCGTGACGACACCCTGCTGCTCTACACGGACGGTCTGATCGAGCGGCGCCACGACGCGCTGGACCAGGGGCTGGACACGTTGGTGGGCCTCGCCGAGCAGTCGAGCGCGTGCGAGGTCGAGGAACAGGTGGACCGGCTGCTCGAAGCGGCCACCGGCGACACGGACGACGACACCAGCGTCGTCGCGATCCGGGTACGCGGCTGA
- a CDS encoding xanthine dehydrogenase family protein molybdopterin-binding subunit has translation MGATPSAPGAPVERREGRAKVTGAAKYATEYAPPGRVYAWPVPATVARGTVVSLDTSAALALPGVLAVLTPDSAPRLADADDPTLAVLQDSRVPHHGWPVALAVAETLETARAAAGAVRVRYASEPHDVTLTVDHPGAYHPEEVNGGHPGERRQGDPEGAFADAAVRVDVSYAVPPLHNHPMEPHGATALWRDGALTVFDSSQGGDTVRATLAKLFALPEERVSVVCEHVGGGFGSKGTPRPHVVLAALAARHTGRPVQLALPRRELTELVGHRAPTLHRVRLGARPDGILTSLIHEVTTHTSRVKEFVEQAAVPARVMYASGSSRTSHRAVALDVPTPSWMRAPGETPGMYALESAVDELACALGMDPIELRVANEPPAEPDSGRPFSSRHLVECLREGAARFGWAGRDPRPGVRRSGSWLIGTGVAAATYPVLVSPSRATVTAHPDGLYVVRINATDIGTGARTVLTQIAATALGVRVDSVRTEIGVTGLPRAPLAGGSAGTASWGWAVDEACRSLVRQLAERTGPLPPGGLTASTDTEGTADAESPYARHAFGAHFAEAAVDTVTGEVRVRRLLGVYAAGRILNARTARSQFIGGMVMGLGMALTEGGSVDPASGAFIGSDLAGYHVPAHADVPAIEAHWIDEEDSHLNPMGSKGIGEIGIVGTAAAIGNAVHHATGVRFRELPLTPDRVHL, from the coding sequence GTGGGAGCGACCCCGAGCGCCCCGGGTGCGCCGGTCGAGCGCCGGGAGGGGCGCGCGAAGGTGACCGGCGCCGCGAAATACGCGACGGAGTACGCGCCGCCGGGCCGGGTGTACGCCTGGCCGGTGCCCGCCACCGTCGCGCGCGGCACGGTCGTCTCCCTCGACACCTCGGCGGCGCTCGCGCTGCCCGGCGTGCTGGCCGTCCTCACCCCGGACTCCGCCCCGCGTCTCGCCGACGCGGACGATCCGACGCTGGCCGTGCTCCAGGACTCCCGGGTGCCGCACCACGGCTGGCCGGTCGCCCTGGCCGTCGCCGAGACCCTGGAGACGGCCCGGGCGGCCGCCGGGGCCGTACGGGTGCGTTACGCGAGCGAGCCGCACGACGTGACCCTGACGGTGGACCACCCGGGGGCCTACCACCCCGAGGAGGTCAACGGGGGCCACCCGGGGGAGCGCCGGCAGGGCGATCCGGAAGGGGCGTTCGCCGACGCGGCGGTCCGGGTGGACGTGTCGTACGCGGTGCCGCCGCTGCACAACCACCCCATGGAGCCGCACGGCGCGACCGCGCTCTGGCGGGACGGCGCGCTCACCGTGTTCGACTCCAGCCAGGGCGGCGACACCGTGCGCGCCACCCTGGCCAAGCTCTTCGCGCTGCCCGAGGAACGGGTGAGCGTCGTCTGCGAGCACGTCGGCGGCGGCTTCGGCTCCAAAGGCACGCCCCGCCCCCATGTCGTCCTCGCGGCACTGGCCGCCCGGCACACCGGACGGCCGGTCCAACTCGCCCTGCCCAGACGTGAGTTGACGGAACTGGTCGGCCACCGCGCCCCGACCCTGCACCGCGTCCGGCTCGGCGCCCGGCCCGACGGCATCCTCACCTCGCTGATCCACGAGGTCACCACACACACCTCACGGGTCAAGGAGTTCGTCGAGCAGGCGGCGGTGCCCGCCCGGGTGATGTACGCCAGCGGGAGCAGCCGCACCAGCCACCGGGCGGTGGCCCTGGACGTCCCCACCCCGTCCTGGATGCGCGCACCGGGCGAGACACCCGGCATGTACGCCCTGGAGTCCGCCGTCGACGAGCTCGCCTGCGCCCTCGGGATGGACCCCATCGAGCTGCGGGTGGCCAACGAACCCCCGGCCGAGCCGGACAGCGGGCGGCCCTTCAGTAGCCGGCACCTCGTCGAGTGCCTGCGCGAGGGCGCGGCGCGCTTCGGCTGGGCCGGGCGCGACCCCCGGCCGGGTGTGCGGCGTTCAGGATCGTGGCTCATCGGCACCGGGGTCGCCGCCGCCACCTATCCCGTCCTGGTCTCGCCCAGCCGCGCCACGGTCACCGCCCACCCCGACGGGCTGTACGTCGTACGGATCAACGCCACCGACATCGGCACCGGCGCCCGTACAGTACTCACCCAGATCGCGGCCACGGCGCTCGGCGTCCGGGTGGACTCGGTCCGTACCGAGATCGGCGTCACCGGGCTGCCCAGGGCGCCGCTCGCGGGCGGGTCCGCCGGGACGGCGTCCTGGGGCTGGGCCGTGGACGAGGCGTGCCGGTCCCTGGTGCGCCAACTCGCCGAGCGGACCGGCCCGTTGCCGCCCGGGGGACTGACGGCGTCCACCGACACCGAGGGCACCGCGGACGCGGAGTCCCCCTACGCGCGGCACGCGTTCGGCGCCCACTTCGCCGAAGCCGCCGTCGACACCGTCACCGGTGAGGTACGGGTGCGACGGCTGCTCGGGGTGTACGCGGCGGGGCGGATCCTCAACGCGCGCACCGCCCGCTCCCAGTTCATCGGCGGCATGGTGATGGGCCTCGGCATGGCGCTCACCGAGGGCGGCAGCGTGGACCCCGCCTCCGGCGCCTTCATCGGCAGCGACCTCGCGGGCTACCACGTGCCCGCCCACGCCGACGTGCCCGCGATCGAGGCGCACTGGATCGACGAGGAGGACTCCCACCTCAATCCGATGGGCAGCAAGGGCATCGGGGAGATCGGCATCGTGGGCACGGCCGCCGCGATCGGCAACGCGGTGCACCACGCCACCGGCGTCCGCTTCCGTGAACTGCCGCTCACCCCGGACCGCGTACACCTCTGA